Proteins encoded by one window of Cannabis sativa cultivar Pink pepper isolate KNU-18-1 chromosome 4, ASM2916894v1, whole genome shotgun sequence:
- the LOC115712469 gene encoding protein CONSERVED IN THE GREEN LINEAGE AND DIATOMS 27, chloroplastic: protein MLRANVYCTLISSPRQLKAFNNYGSWVIQYRTITRRPYQGASVKALKDETGGGGGRSGSPGQSWEPGLEIEVPFEQRPVNEYSSLKDGALYSWGELGPGEFLLRLGGLWLVTFTVLGVPIAAASFNPSREPLRFVLAAGTGTLFLVSLIILRIYLGWSYVGDRLLSAVIPYEESGWYDGQMWVKPPEVLARDRLLGSYKVKPVVKLLKQILVGTGALLVSSVLLFVFATPVEDFFRTTFITKENSSSVQASKLNTKFNLRKEDLLKLPVDVLSDDDLAAAAAETADGRPVYCRDRFYRALAGGQYCKWEDLVK, encoded by the exons ATGCTCAGAGCAAATGTTTATTGCACACTGATTTCTAGTCCAAGACAATTGAAGGCATTCAATAACTATGGCTCTTGGGTGATCCAATACCGTACTATAACTCGCAGGCCTTATCAGGGTGCCTCAGTCAAGGCCCTGAAAGATGAAACCGGTGGCGGTGGAGGAAGAAGCGGTTCCCCTGGCCAGAGTTGGGAGCCTGGCTTGGAAATTGAGGTCCCTTTTGAGCAAAGACCG GTGAATGAGTATTCATCTCTGAAAGATGGAGCCTTGTATTCGTGGGGCGAACTGGGACCTGGAGAGTTTTTGCTTCGCCTTGGAGGACTGTGGCTGGTGACTTTTACTGTTCTTGGTGTTCCAATTGCAGCTGCAAGCTTTAATCCTTCTCGA GAACCTCTAAGATTTGTGCTTGCTGCTGGGACAGGAACCCTTTTCCTTGTTTCACTGATTATTTTGCGAATCTATCTG GGATGGAGTTATGTAGGTGATAGACTCTTATCAGCAGTGATACCTTACGAGGAGAGTGGATGGTATGATGGACAAATGTGGGTGAAGCCACCTGAG GTTTTGGCTCGTGACAGATTGTTGGGTTCTTACAAG GTAAAACCAGTTGTGAAGCTACTGAAACAGATACTAGTGGGAACAGGGGCCTTACTTGTAAGTTCAGTTTTACTCTTCGTCTTCGCAACTCCAGTGGAGGATTTTTTTCGGACGACTTTCATCACAAAAGAAAACTCCTCAAGTGTTCAAGCTTCAAAGCTCAACACAAAGTTCAATTTaag GAAAGAAGACTTGCTTAAATTGCCAGTGGATGTATTGTCCGATGATGATCTCGCAGCAGCCGCTGCTGAGACTGCTGACGGAAGACCGGTTTACTGCAGAGATAGGTTTTATCGTGCATTAGCCGGTGGACAATATTGCAAATGGGAAGATCTAGTTAAGTAA
- the LOC115712468 gene encoding uncharacterized protein LOC115712468 yields the protein MTGGAISAGVNVRRWISRILIRPNCSSSRHCFYPSFRVQWFSGGAESARSEFSNQNAYELLGVSETSSFAEIKASFRKLAKETHPDLAESTNDSDASKRFVQILAAYEILSDSEKRAHYDMYLISQRKLVVKQSEKGVRFYANESNISSYKEMEVVEWLRWYRSAIKDILSEKKVVVGTGYFDVLEADFYSAIHAAYYGPEIESMDFLPDCFEAEERSVFDTPEVLHLVSGRDLFGMVCLINKYPELSFSSNRKLNSSTSRDMGICQSEENVNISANFDGTSDFDNPQLRTLTLEDRKLHAYADLEMHVYGKVVALATRVPPKGYCNGIQNEENQDCIHVFLNSYECPEKIGKEFIPGEAVGSRIPLGTITGLGTSPEEGSCFVYNSIGTKTHVIMKHRTMLVKHMHWYGMENEVSVCECRCSRARLPSSKFWLFEPRCGMHDIGGWYIETFGKDKKGRTIPSQRYWDGFSSNEPFEKRLHPAMYILALAYRTLDLEDAKIRKHTVRDVVSRNLYKMLSWCKKFV from the exons ATGACGGGCGGCGCCATTTCGGCCGGGGTAAACGTCCGCCGGTGGATCTCCAGGATATTAATTAGACCAAACTGCAGCAGTTCGAGGCATTGCTTCTATCCGAGTTTCAGAGTTCAGTGGTTCAGTGGCGGCGCCGAGTCAGCTAGGTCGGAGTTCTCGAACCAGAACGCGTATGAGCTCTTGGGAGTTTCAGAGACCAGCTCATTCGCCGAAATCAAAGCTTCCTTTCGCAAATTGGCCAAGGAAACTCACCCGGACCTTGCTGAGTCGACGAACGATTCCGATGCTTCTAAGAGATTTGTGCAAATCCTTGCGGCCTATGAG ATTCTTTCGGATTCTGAAAAGCGAGCCCATTATGATATGTATCTTATCTCACAGAGGAAGCTTGTGGTCAAACAATCTGAAAAAGGTGTAAGGTTTTATGCGAATGAATCCAATATTTCAAGTTATAAGGAGATGGAAGTAGTGGAATGGTTAAGGTGGTACAGATCTGCAATAAAAGATATTTTGTCAGAGAAGAAAGTGGTTGTTGGGACTGGATACTTTGATGTGCTTGAAGCAGATTTTTATTCAGCCATACATGCAGCTTACTATGGCCCCGAAATAGAATCGATGGATTTTCTTCCAGACTGCTTTGAAGCTGAGGAAAGATCAGTGTTTGATACTCCAGAGGTGCTTCATTTGGTTTCAGGGCGTGATCTTTTTGGGATGGTCTGtctgataaataaatatccagAACTATCATTTAGCAGTAACCGAAAGCTGAATTCTTCAACATCTCGGGATATGGGGATTTGTCAGTCTGAGGAGAATGTCAACATTTCCGCTAACTTTGATGGCACGAGTGACTTTGATAACCCTCAGTTGCGAACATTGACTCTGGAAGATCGTAAATTGCATGCATATGCTGATTTGGAAATGCATGTGTATGGAAAAGTGGTTGCTCTTGCAACAAGGGTCCCTCCTAAAGGCTATTGCAATGGCATACAGaatgaagaaaatcaagattgtATACATGTATTTCTCAACTCATATGAATGCCCCGAAAAGATTGGCAAAGAATTCATTCCAGGGGAGGCTGTTGGATCTAGAATTCCTCTGGGAACCATAACTGGATTAGGAACTAGCCCAGAAGAAGGGTCCTGCTTTGTCTACAATAGCATTGGTACTAAAACCCATGTGATTATGAAACATAGAACAATGCTG GTGAAGCACATGCACTGGTATGGAATGGAAAATGAAGTTTCTGTTTGCGAGTGTAGATGCAGTAGGGCCAGGTTACCGTCGAGCAA ATTTTGGCTATTTGAGCCTCGGTGTGGTATGCACGACATAGGTGGTTGGTATATTGAAACATTTGGTAAAGACAAGAAAGGGCGAACGATACCTTCACAAAGGTATTGGGATGGTTTCAGCTCAAACGAACCATTTGAAAA GAGACTACATCCCGCGATGTATATCCTTGCTCTTGCATATAGAACTTTAGATCTTGAAGATGCAAAAATAAGGAAACATACTGTCAGAGATGTTGTTTCACGAAATTTGTATAAAATGCTTAGTTGGTGCAAGAAATTTGTTTAG